GAGGGGGAAGATTAGGACCTGGCCCAGCTTTGCTCTTTGATTTCCTTGGCTGTAAACTTTATATCACTGCTAAAGATACTCTGTAGATTGATCACCATCCTCTGCATGTTAAGTTGGAGTTAACAtagaagaaattaaggaagtaGCTGTATGTTGAATTGCCAATTGATGACTGTTACACTTAGCTGATGACAGATTAGTATATATATGATTTCTTGACTGATCCATTTGCTGGAATTAAGTGCTATTTGCCTTGGGTTGTGTTGAACAAAATGTATACTAAGAGATTAGTGTTTTAAGCAAGTAAACAGTGgggctttgttttttttttttttgcaaacaaTAATGGCCAAAGCGACAGCAACATTAGCCTGATGTAGATGACAAAGGAGGGGATTGTAAACACAAAACTAAATACTAATTTTAAGCACAGATAGAAATTATTGTTTAACACATAAAGATTTTAACTACTCTTACAATAATTAAGAATTGTCTTGCAGGCCACTGGCTGATAACAACTTGATAGCTTCGTACCACCAAAACTCACAGCTCCTAGTTGTTGGCTTTCAAAGTTGAGAGAGAAGCAGAATTGATTCTTGGCGTGGAACGCATAGGGCCTCCAAATGTTTAGCCTTCTGCAGAGTGATTCTATTACTAAAGTTAATGTCCAAGTCACCATCCTGTTCGACTTTATCCCAATCAAAACATTGGATGATTGTACCGATTGCCAATGAAACACTCCGAATGGCTAGATTGGCTCCTGGACAAGCTCTCCTCCCCATCCCAAATGGCAAGAACTTGGAATTGAACTCTTCTTTGTCCATCAATTTCTTCACTTCGAATCTTTCTGGCATGAATTTCTCAGGCTCCTCCCAGAGTTTTGGATCCCGATGCACGGCCCAGGCATTAGCTAAAACAATTGTACCTTTGGGAATGTCATACATCCCTACCTTGCAATCTTCAGATGCATAATGAGGTTGCAGAAGTGGTGCTGCGGGGTACAGTCTCATTGTCTCATTGACAACACAATGAAGATAAGGAAGCTTTGGGATATCAGATTCTCTCAACAGTCTTCCATGTCCTATGTTGATGTCAATCTCAGTCCTGAGTTTCTGTAGTGCCGTACGGTTATTTAGCAAAAGCAGCATAGCCCATTCGATGGTCAGCGTGGACGTTTCTCTTCCTGCTGTAAACATTATAAATGCAAAACTCTTTATGGCGTCATCTGATAAAAAAACAGATTCTTTTTCCTTACGAGAAAGCAGATTTGCAATCAGTGCCTTCTTCTCCTTGTCCAGCAGAGTATTTGAACATCGAAATTCATCTATGAAACCCTGACCGAAATTATCTCTCTTCTTCTGCAAAGAGATCATTTCCTTTTCCAACCCTTTGTAGCCAAGCCACCTTAACACAGGGAAGAAGTCACACAAATTCATTGAAATGCTTGACCCAAACATTTCTCTGAATTCTTCAATTATTTGCATGCCCAACTCCACTCCAGCATCCTCCTCTCTGATGGAGCATCTTCCAACAAGCATCCTCATCATAACATTGAGTGTGAAAACAGAAATCC
The Coffea arabica cultivar ET-39 chromosome 6c, Coffea Arabica ET-39 HiFi, whole genome shotgun sequence genome window above contains:
- the LOC140008588 gene encoding cytochrome P450 81C13-like, which translates into the protein MENLYCCLIAILSCSLLLISKNLLFNHVKNKKLPPSPLALPIIGHLYLIKNSLFQDLTSLSAKYGPIFFLQFGWRSFVVVSSPAAIEECFTKNDITLANRPRTMAGDRLTYNYTGPGVAPYGDLWRVLRGLFVVESLSFNSLQRTSVIREEECQMILRSIYRVSKNESQVRVDLSHWISVFTLNVMMRMLVGRCSIREEDAGVELGMQIIEEFREMFGSSISMNLCDFFPVLRWLGYKGLEKEMISLQKKRDNFGQGFIDEFRCSNTLLDKEKKALIANLLSRKEKESVFLSDDAIKSFAFIMFTAGRETSTLTIEWAMLLLLNNRTALQKLRTEIDINIGHGRLLRESDIPKLPYLHCVVNETMRLYPAAPLLQPHYASEDCKVGMYDIPKGTIVLANAWAVHRDPKLWEEPEKFMPERFEVKKLMDKEEFNSKFLPFGMGRRACPGANLAIRSVSLAIGTIIQCFDWDKVEQDGDLDINFSNRITLQKAKHLEALCVPRQESILLLSQL